Proteins encoded in a region of the Chryseobacterium piperi genome:
- a CDS encoding DUF6146 family protein → MKNLILLLLLSCIPFSCSSQTHPKNEQEKSEIKPLKNDDGEWDLTVLDTQYDYFLNAVAKPMNQYSESFLKSRNAILVNEWNSYFSSGKYRNVIESSISYDPRENYGLKFEYKLYQVFAYVNWKYGLRMNGLSGSDVTRY, encoded by the coding sequence ATGAAAAATTTAATTCTCTTATTACTCTTATCCTGCATCCCTTTCAGTTGTTCCTCACAAACCCATCCAAAGAATGAGCAGGAAAAGTCGGAAATAAAGCCATTAAAAAATGATGATGGAGAGTGGGACCTCACTGTACTGGATACTCAGTATGATTATTTTTTGAATGCAGTCGCTAAACCCATGAATCAATATTCAGAATCTTTTTTAAAATCACGCAATGCCATTCTGGTCAATGAATGGAACTCTTATTTCAGCTCAGGAAAATACAGAAATGTTATTGAGTCATCTATAAGCTATGATCCCAGAGAAAATTACGGATTAAAATTTGAGTACAAGCTCTATCAGGTTTTCGCTTATGTCAACTGGAAATACGGACTGCGAATGAATGGTTTGAGTGGCAGCGATGTTACAAGGTATTAA